GCCTACCTGGTCGGCGAGCCGGGACGCGGCTTCGTGCAGATGGCCGACATGGTGAACAACTCCCGGCTGTCCAACGGCGTGCGGGCGGCGGGCCTGATGCGCCGCGCGGTGGCCGAGGCGGAATTCGTGGCGCGCGAACGCCGCGCCTTCGGCCGTCCCTTGCAAGATATGCCTTTGATGCGGCGCCAATTGGACAAGCTGCGCGTGCCGGCCGAACAGGCGCGCACCATGGTGTTCCAGACGGCGCGGGCCTTGGCCAGTTCGGATGCCGGAGAGCCGGATGCCTATGCCCTGCTGCGCATCCTGACACCCTTGATCAAGTTCCGCGCCTGCCGCGATGCCCGCAAGGTGACGGGCGACGCGATGGAGGTGCGCGGCGGCTGCGGCTATATCGAGGAATGGAGCGACCCGCGCCTGCTGCGCGATGCGCACCTGGGCTCGATCTGGGAAGGCACCAGCAATATCGTTGCGCTGGACGTGATACGCGCCATCAAGCGGGAAAACTCGCTGCCCGTATTGAAGGCGCACAATCTTGCGCTGCTCGACGGGACGGACCTGGCGCCGGACTATGCCCAGGCGCTGCGCCTGGCGCTGGAGGGCGCCTGCATGCTGGCGCAAGCCGCCGCGCGCGACGGCGGCGAAGTGCTGGCGCGCCAGGCTGCCTCGGCGCTGTATCACTGCACCAGCGCCATCGCGATGAGCTGGGAAGCGGTGTCGACCGGATCGGCCGACCGCCTGCGCTGGGCGCAACTGGCCCTGCGGCATCGCGTACTGCCCAGGGACCCGCTGGCCACCGGGGAGCTGCCGGAGTCATGGCGCTGAGCGCGCCCGGGGTATCCGCAGCATCCGCCACATCGCTGTATCGCTCTATCGCTGTATCGCTGTATTGCTCTATCGCCCTACCCGCCGCATCCGATGTATCCGCGGCCCCTGCTGTACCCCGTCATGGCATGACGGCATGACTACAACAACACCGGAGACAAACCGTGCACAAGCGCACTTTCCTGACCCTGCTGTCCACGGCCTGCGCCGCGCTGGCTACCGTTGGCGCCGCGCCTGTCCAGGCCGACACCTTCCCGTCCAAGCCCTTGACGCTGGTCATTCCCTATCCCCCCGGCGGCCCCACCGACGCCATGGGCCGCACCCTGGCCACCGAGATTTCCCACTACCTGCCGCAGCCCATGATCGTGGAGAATCGTGCCGGAGCCAACGGCAACATCGGGGCCGAATACGTGGCACGCGCACAGCCCGACGGCTATACGCTGATGTTCGGCACGTCCGGACCGCTGGCCATCAATTCCAGCCTGTATAGCCAGATCAACTACGATCCCGTCAAGAGCTACGCGCCCGTGATCTACGTGGGCTACCTGCCCAACATCCTGGTGGTGAATCCCAGCATCCCCGCCAAGACCGTGCCGGAACTCGTCGCCTATTCCAAGACCCATCCCGGCAAGCTGGCATTCGCGTCGTCGGGCACCGGCGCGTCCTCCCATCTGGCGGGCGTGATGTTCAATGCCCTGGCCGGCACGGACTTCCTGCACATTCCCTACAAGGGCACCGGCCCGGCGCTGAACGACCTGCTGGGCGACCACGTGGCCATGAGCTTTACCGATGTGCTGACCGCCAAGCCCTTCATCGAATCCGGCAAGCTGCGCGCCCTGGGCGTCACCACGGCCAGGCGCTCGCGCGCGCTGCCCGATGTGCCCACCGTCGCCGAACAAGGCTATCCCGGCTACGACGTCAGCGTCTTCTTCGGCATCGTCGCGCCCGCCGGTACGCCGCCGGACCGCATCGCCACCCTCAACAAGGCCTTCGTCCAGGCTTTGAATTCCGACAAGGTCAAGGCGCTGTTCGCCTCGCAAGGCCTGGAAACCGCGCCCGACCATACGCCGCAGGCATTGGGCGCGTTCATCGCGGAAGAAAAAGCCAAGTGGGCCAAGGTCATCAAGTCGTCCGGCATCCCGCTGAACTGATACGGCCAACCCGGAGCAGCCTCATGGCCTTTACCCCCGACACCGGCGCGCTGGCCGGCATCCGTGTACTCGATATCTCGCGCATCCTGGGCGGCCCGTACTGCGGCCAGATACTCGGCGACCATGGCGCCGACGTGCTGAAGATCGAGCCGCCGCAAGGCGACGATACGCGCACCTGGGGACCGCCGTTCAAGGACGGCGTGGCTTCCTACTACATGGGGCTGAACCGCAACAAGCGCGTGCAGCACCTGGACCTGTCCCGCCCCGCCGGCCGCGAGCGCCTGCTGGAGCTGCTGGAACATACCGATGTGCTGGTAGAGAACTTCAAGACCGGCACCATGGAACGCTGGGGCATGGGCTATGACGTGCTATCGCGCCGCTTCCCGCGGCTGATCTGGTGCCGCGTTTCCGGCTTCGGCGCCGATGGGCCGCTCGGCGGCCTGGCGGGCTACGACGCGGCGGTACAGGCCATGAGCGGCATCATGAGCGTGAACGGCGAGGCCGGCGGCGAACCGTTGCGGGTGGGCCTGCCGGTGGTCGACATGGTGACCGGGTTGAACGCCGTCATCGGCGTGCTGCTGGCCCTGCAGGAACGCCACCGCAGCGGCAAGGGGCAGTTCGTCGAGGCAACGCTGTACGACAGCGGGCTGTCGCTGCTGCATCCCCATGCGGCGAACTGGTTCATGGATGGGCGCAAGCCGCGCCGGACCGGCAACGCGCATCCGAACATCTATCCCTACGATACCTTCCAGACCGCCACGGAGCCGCTGTTCCTGGCCATCGGCAACGACCGGCAGTTCGGCACGCTGTGCGAAGTACTGGGCTGCCCGGCGCTGGCCGCGGACGAGCGCTTCGCCACGCCGGGGGGAAGATCGACGCATCGCGCCGAACTGAAGACGCTGCTGGAATCGGCGCTGTCCGCCTTCGATGCCGCCAGCCTGGTGGACCGGCTGATGACGGCCAACGTACCGGCCGCGCCCGTGCTGGACATGGATGCCGCGCTTAACCATCCGCATACCGCGCACCGCGGCATGGTCGTGGGCATCGGCGACGATTACCGGGGCCTGGGCGCGCCGGTCAAACTGAGCCGCACGCCGGCCAGCTATCGCCATGCCCCGCTGACGCCGGGCACGGACTTCGATCCGGACTGATCACATATTGACCACGTCCACGCCCTTGGGCGGCGTGAACTGGAAATCCTGCGCGCTGATGTGGGGATTGGGCACGATATTCGAGAGGTCGACGCGCGTGGTCTGGCCGAAGGCATCCAGCAGCTCGATACGTACCGGCTGGTTGTCCTTGAAACCGATATCGACGCGGGAGAAACCCGCGTCCGTCGTGCGCGGCTTGGCGCGCAGCCACTCCAGTCCATCCCGGGCCGGCAGGGCCGACACATCGAAGGACTGCTCCAAGGACCCGGACCCGAACAGAATGGCCGCCGGCGATGTGCCGATGGCCTGGTCCACCTTGCGCACCGTCACCTGGGCCAGGTCTGGATCGTACTGATAGACCTGCTTGCCGTCGGCGATGATCAGCTGTTCGTAGGGCTTCTGCACGGACCATTTGAACTTGCCGGGCCGCTGGAACGAGAACGTGCCGCTTTGCGGCGGACGCGGCTGCGACTGCTGCCCGCCCGTGGTCGCCTGGGTAAAAGACCCGGTGGCCGCCGTGACGGACGATACGAAAGCGTGCAGTTGTTCCTGCGCGGTCGCCGCGGCATGGGCCGGCAGGCAGATACACAGGGACAGGGCCGCGGCCGACGCCAGGCCGGCCAGACGACGTGATAGTTGGATCATGCTTCCTCCCGCGCGGACGCCGGGACCAGGATTTCGCGGTTGCCGTTGGACTGCATGGCGGAGACCATGCCGGCCTGCTCCATTTGTTCCAGCAGGCGCGCCGCGCGGTTATAGCCGATGCGCAGATGCCGCTGCACGAGGGAAATCGAGGCGCGGCGATGCTTGAGCACCACCTCGCAGGCCTGGTCGTACATCGGGTCGGACTCGCTGTCCGTGAACCCGGTGACACTGCCCACGCCGTCGCCCGTTTCGCCTTCGACGCCGCCTTCCAGCAAGCCTTCGACGTAGTTCGGTTCGCCCTGCGCCTTCAGGTGTTCGACCACGCGATGGACTTCGTCGTCGGACACGAAGGCGCCGTGCACGCGCACCGGCAGCCCGCTGCCCGACGGCATGTACAACATATCGCCCTGCCCGAGCAGTGTCTCGGCGCCCATTTGATCCAGGATCGTGCGCGAGTCGATCTTGGACGATACCTGGAAGGCGATGCGGGTCGGGATGTTGGCCTTGATCAGGCCCGTGATGACGTCCACGCTGGGACGCTGCGTGGCCAGGATCAGGTGGATGCCGGCCGCGCGCGCCTTCTGCGCCAGGCGGGCGATGAGCTCTTCGATCTTCTTGCCCACGACCATCATCAGGTCGGCCAGTTCGTCGATCACCACGACGATGGTGGGCAAGGGTTGCAGCGGTTCAGGCTGGTCCGGCGTCAGCGAGAACGGATTGGGGATGGGCTCTTCGCGCTTGATGGCGTCGCGGATCTTGGTATTGAAGCCGGCCAGGTTGCGCACGCCCATTTTGCTCATGAGGCGATAGCGCTTTTCCATTTCGGCCACGCACCAGTTCAGCGCGTTGGCCGCATGTCGCATGTCGGTGACCACGGGGGCCAGCAGGTGCGGAATGCCTTCGTAGACGCTCATTTCGAGCATCTTCGGGTCGATCAGGATGAGCCGGGTCTGGGCCGCGTCGGCCTTGTACAGCAGCGACAGGATCATCGCGTTGATCCCCACCGACTTGCCCGAACCGGTGGTACCGGCCACCAGCAAGTGAGGCATCTTGGCCAGGTCGGCGACGACCGGGTTGCCGGCGATGTCCTTGCCCAGGGCCATCGTGACGGTGGAGGCGCTGGCGTGGTAGGTCTGCGAGCCCAGGATTTCCGACAGCTTGACCATCTGGCGGCGCGGATTGGGCAATTCCAGCCCCATCAGGTTCTTGCCGGGGATGGTCTCGACCACGCGGATGCTGACCAGGCTGAGCGCGCGCGCCAGGTCCTTGGCCAGGTTCACCACCTGGCTGCCCTTGACGCCGGTGGCGGGCTCGATTTCGTAGCGCGTGATCACCGGCCCGGCCTGCGCCGCGACGACGGTAACGGTGACCCCGAAATCGGCAAGCTTTTTCTCGATCAGCCGCGAGGTGAATTCGATGGTTTCCGCCGACACGGTTTCCTGCATCACGGGCGGCGGGTCGAGCAGGCTGATGGTGGGCAGGTCGCCCTCGCCGTCCGGCGGCGAGAACAGCGTCTGCTGTTTCTCACGTTGCACCCGGTCCGACTTGGGCACCACGGTAATCGCCGGTTCGATGCGCACGGGCTGTTCGTGCACCAGTTTTTCCTGCTTGGCGACCACCTGTTCGGTGCGCGCGGCCTGCGCCACCTCGCCCAGCTTGCGGTCCTGGCGCGCGTCCACGGTGGCGCGCGCGCGCCGCATCAGGCCTTCGATGAAGCCCCCGACGCGCTCGGCGATGGCCAGCCAGGAGAAGGAAAAGAACAGGCTCAGCCCGGTGGCAACCAGTACCAGGAACACCAGCGTGCCGCCGGTAAAGCCGATGGCGCTGGACAGCTGCTGCGCCAGCGTATGCCCGATGACGCCGCCCGCGCCGCTGCCGCCGTCCGCGCTTCCCGGCAGATGCGTCCCCAAGGTATACAGGCGCAGCGCTTCCAGGCCCATGGAGCCGAGCAGCAGCATGCCGAAGCCCACGCCCTGCTCCCAGCGCACCCGGGGCAGGGGTTCGAGATTGCCGCCCGGGGCGCGCAGATGGCCGGCCAGCCGCCGGTAGCCCGCCCGCACGCGGTGCAGCAGCAGGACGACCCACCACCATGCGGAAAATCCGAACAAATAGAGCAGGATATCGGCCAGGTAGGCACCCAGGGTGCCGCCCTTGTTGTGGACCACGCCTGCAGGCACGGAATGCGACCAGCCGGGATCGGCGGAACTCCATGTCGCCAGCACCAGCGTCAGCCACGCGGCCATGGCGGCGAAAAGTATCCACCGGGCTTCGCGCAGCAAAGAGGAAATTCGGATCTGCAACGGCGACGGGCCATTGCGCGTGTTGCGCGAAGCGCGCGGGGAAGCGGTTGAAATACGCGGCATAGGCCTCATTATAATTGGGCATTCACTTTGCCTAGCGTGCCCGATGACTACTCCCAAACATGCCCAACTGCTGATCCTCGGCTCCGGTCCGGCCGGCTACACCGCCGCGGTCTATGCCGCGCGCGCCAACCTGAAGCCGGTGCTGGTCACCGGGCTGGCGCAGGGGGGGCAACTGATGACGACGACCGAAGTCGACAATTGGCCCGCCGACGCGCAAGGCGTGCAAGGTCCGGAACTGATGCAGCGTTTCCAGCAGCACGCCGAACG
Above is a genomic segment from Bordetella genomosp. 11 containing:
- a CDS encoding Bug family tripartite tricarboxylate transporter substrate binding protein, with translation MHKRTFLTLLSTACAALATVGAAPVQADTFPSKPLTLVIPYPPGGPTDAMGRTLATEISHYLPQPMIVENRAGANGNIGAEYVARAQPDGYTLMFGTSGPLAINSSLYSQINYDPVKSYAPVIYVGYLPNILVVNPSIPAKTVPELVAYSKTHPGKLAFASSGTGASSHLAGVMFNALAGTDFLHIPYKGTGPALNDLLGDHVAMSFTDVLTAKPFIESGKLRALGVTTARRSRALPDVPTVAEQGYPGYDVSVFFGIVAPAGTPPDRIATLNKAFVQALNSDKVKALFASQGLETAPDHTPQALGAFIAEEKAKWAKVIKSSGIPLN
- a CDS encoding CaiB/BaiF CoA transferase family protein; this encodes MAFTPDTGALAGIRVLDISRILGGPYCGQILGDHGADVLKIEPPQGDDTRTWGPPFKDGVASYYMGLNRNKRVQHLDLSRPAGRERLLELLEHTDVLVENFKTGTMERWGMGYDVLSRRFPRLIWCRVSGFGADGPLGGLAGYDAAVQAMSGIMSVNGEAGGEPLRVGLPVVDMVTGLNAVIGVLLALQERHRSGKGQFVEATLYDSGLSLLHPHAANWFMDGRKPRRTGNAHPNIYPYDTFQTATEPLFLAIGNDRQFGTLCEVLGCPALAADERFATPGGRSTHRAELKTLLESALSAFDAASLVDRLMTANVPAAPVLDMDAALNHPHTAHRGMVVGIGDDYRGLGAPVKLSRTPASYRHAPLTPGTDFDPD
- the lolA gene encoding outer membrane lipoprotein chaperone LolA; this encodes MQLSRRLAGLASAAALSLCICLPAHAAATAQEQLHAFVSSVTAATGSFTQATTGGQQSQPRPPQSGTFSFQRPGKFKWSVQKPYEQLIIADGKQVYQYDPDLAQVTVRKVDQAIGTSPAAILFGSGSLEQSFDVSALPARDGLEWLRAKPRTTDAGFSRVDIGFKDNQPVRIELLDAFGQTTRVDLSNIVPNPHISAQDFQFTPPKGVDVVNM
- a CDS encoding DNA translocase FtsK gives rise to the protein MPRISTASPRASRNTRNGPSPLQIRISSLLREARWILFAAMAAWLTLVLATWSSADPGWSHSVPAGVVHNKGGTLGAYLADILLYLFGFSAWWWVVLLLHRVRAGYRRLAGHLRAPGGNLEPLPRVRWEQGVGFGMLLLGSMGLEALRLYTLGTHLPGSADGGSGAGGVIGHTLAQQLSSAIGFTGGTLVFLVLVATGLSLFFSFSWLAIAERVGGFIEGLMRRARATVDARQDRKLGEVAQAARTEQVVAKQEKLVHEQPVRIEPAITVVPKSDRVQREKQQTLFSPPDGEGDLPTISLLDPPPVMQETVSAETIEFTSRLIEKKLADFGVTVTVVAAQAGPVITRYEIEPATGVKGSQVVNLAKDLARALSLVSIRVVETIPGKNLMGLELPNPRRQMVKLSEILGSQTYHASASTVTMALGKDIAGNPVVADLAKMPHLLVAGTTGSGKSVGINAMILSLLYKADAAQTRLILIDPKMLEMSVYEGIPHLLAPVVTDMRHAANALNWCVAEMEKRYRLMSKMGVRNLAGFNTKIRDAIKREEPIPNPFSLTPDQPEPLQPLPTIVVVIDELADLMMVVGKKIEELIARLAQKARAAGIHLILATQRPSVDVITGLIKANIPTRIAFQVSSKIDSRTILDQMGAETLLGQGDMLYMPSGSGLPVRVHGAFVSDDEVHRVVEHLKAQGEPNYVEGLLEGGVEGETGDGVGSVTGFTDSESDPMYDQACEVVLKHRRASISLVQRHLRIGYNRAARLLEQMEQAGMVSAMQSNGNREILVPASAREEA